The following are encoded together in the Pseudidiomarina andamanensis genome:
- a CDS encoding protein-disulfide reductase DsbD — MKPMWYRSFVMIFALWMSLTSAVFAQAQFELGQDDPFAQQNQFLPVDEAFQFDFRQQGDKLTISWEIADSYYMYQHRFVVKTPVQLKEEPQLPEGEAHFDEFFGETIVYRDYVELTYNLSQASPDQAFTISYQGCADAGLCYPPTEKTIYLSAVKGDGSVAIDFQQVAENSQQTTSSTFFDTIIEKPLWLVLLLFVVLGIGLAFTPCVLPMYPIISAIIMGQTGASTNQPKQLSTRRAFTLSLAYVQGMAITYSVLGVVVALAGLRYQAMLQHPAILITLAIVFVLLALSMLGAYTLQLPQRWHNYLNELSQSQRGGAHRSVFTMGAISGLIASPCTTAPLSGVLLFIAQSGDLTIGAAVLYALSVGMGLPLLAFGVTGGKLLPKAGAWMNTIKRVFGVVLLGVAIVLIERLIPYAVADWLWVAFIALSAIYLIQADMRELSKKAAARFAAAWLIISGVLLYSWWPQSHHTLPFIQVTSVAEIQQQLETAASDNKVVMLDLYADWCVACKEFERDTFSAEEVAAATADVVLLQADVTANTSANNAILAEYQVLGLPTILFFKNQQELSRSRVTGFMPAENFAEHIEELKTR, encoded by the coding sequence ATGAAGCCAATGTGGTATCGAAGCTTTGTTATGATATTTGCGTTATGGATGTCGCTTACATCTGCCGTTTTTGCACAAGCGCAGTTTGAATTGGGGCAGGATGACCCGTTTGCACAGCAAAATCAGTTTTTGCCGGTTGATGAAGCATTTCAGTTCGATTTTCGACAGCAAGGCGATAAGCTTACAATAAGTTGGGAGATTGCTGATAGTTACTATATGTATCAGCATCGCTTTGTCGTCAAAACACCGGTCCAATTAAAAGAAGAACCACAGCTACCTGAAGGTGAGGCGCATTTTGATGAGTTCTTCGGCGAAACGATTGTTTATCGTGATTATGTCGAGCTCACCTATAATTTAAGCCAAGCAAGCCCTGATCAAGCGTTCACAATTTCGTATCAAGGTTGTGCCGATGCTGGTTTATGTTATCCGCCAACCGAAAAGACCATTTATCTCAGTGCCGTAAAAGGCGATGGCTCAGTAGCCATTGATTTTCAGCAAGTCGCCGAGAATTCGCAACAAACCACATCATCGACTTTTTTTGATACCATTATTGAAAAGCCGCTATGGTTAGTATTACTGCTGTTTGTTGTGCTTGGTATTGGCTTAGCATTTACCCCTTGCGTGTTGCCGATGTACCCGATTATTTCTGCAATCATTATGGGGCAAACCGGTGCCAGTACTAACCAGCCGAAGCAATTAAGTACACGACGCGCCTTCACCTTAAGCCTCGCCTACGTGCAGGGTATGGCGATTACTTATTCCGTACTAGGCGTTGTTGTCGCGCTTGCTGGCTTGCGCTATCAAGCCATGTTGCAACACCCTGCAATTCTCATCACCTTAGCCATTGTATTTGTGCTGTTGGCCTTGAGTATGTTGGGTGCCTACACCCTGCAGTTACCTCAGCGTTGGCACAACTACTTAAACGAGTTGAGCCAATCACAACGCGGCGGTGCACATCGAAGTGTCTTTACGATGGGTGCGATTTCGGGGCTGATTGCATCACCTTGCACCACAGCGCCATTATCCGGCGTTCTGCTGTTTATTGCACAGTCTGGCGATTTAACCATCGGCGCAGCAGTACTTTATGCCTTAAGTGTTGGCATGGGCTTACCACTATTAGCCTTCGGTGTAACCGGTGGCAAACTGTTACCAAAGGCTGGTGCGTGGATGAATACCATCAAACGCGTATTTGGTGTGGTGTTGTTAGGCGTTGCTATTGTACTGATCGAGCGACTCATTCCATACGCAGTAGCTGATTGGTTGTGGGTGGCATTTATTGCATTGAGCGCTATCTACCTTATTCAAGCAGACATGCGTGAACTCTCGAAAAAGGCAGCTGCTAGGTTTGCTGCTGCGTGGCTCATCATCAGTGGTGTTCTCTTATATAGTTGGTGGCCGCAATCACATCATACGCTACCATTTATTCAGGTAACCTCCGTGGCCGAAATTCAGCAACAATTAGAAACCGCAGCTAGCGACAATAAAGTTGTGATGCTCGATCTTTACGCCGATTGGTGTGTCGCATGTAAAGAGTTTGAACGTGATACTTTCTCGGCAGAAGAAGTTGCTGCCGCAACCGCTGACGTGGTGTTGCTGCAAGCTGACGTTACTGCAAACACCAGCGCAAACAATGCAATTCTAGCTGAATATCAAGTACTCGGCTTGCCGACTATCTTGTTCTTCAAGAACCAACAAGAGTTAAGTCGATCGCGAGTTACTGGGTTTATGCCTGCAGAAAACTTCGCCGAACACATAGAAGAGTTAAAAACACGTTAA
- the accB gene encoding acetyl-CoA carboxylase biotin carboxyl carrier protein: MDIRKIKKLIELVEESGIAELEITEGEESVRIHRGGSHSAPMHYQLAPQQMMAAPAPAPTAAPAAAEAPAAPELSGHVVKSPMVGTFYAAPAPGAADFVSVGQQVKAGDTLCIVEAMKMMNQIEADKGGVVKQILVENGEPVEFDQPLFVIE; the protein is encoded by the coding sequence ATGGATATTCGTAAAATTAAAAAACTGATCGAACTGGTTGAAGAATCGGGTATTGCCGAACTTGAAATTACCGAAGGTGAAGAGTCGGTACGTATTCACCGTGGCGGTAGTCACAGTGCGCCAATGCACTATCAATTGGCGCCACAGCAAATGATGGCTGCACCAGCGCCTGCTCCGACAGCAGCACCAGCTGCGGCTGAAGCTCCTGCAGCACCTGAGCTATCCGGCCACGTTGTGAAATCACCAATGGTTGGTACCTTCTATGCAGCGCCAGCACCTGGTGCCGCTGATTTTGTTAGCGTTGGTCAACAAGTGAAAGCTGGCGATACCTTGTGTATTGTTGAAGCAATGAAAATGATGAACCAAATTGAAGCCGATAAAGGCGGCGTGGTGAAACAAATTCTTGTTGAGAACGGTGAGCCGGTCGAATTTGACCAACCTCTGTTTGTCATCGAATAA
- the aroQ gene encoding type II 3-dehydroquinate dehydratase, protein MTANNDKKFRVLLLNGPNLNLLGSREPEIYGSDTLDKIEHRLREHAESMGITLDCRQSNAEHQLIDWVHEARTSHVDYIIINPGAYTHTSIALRDALAGVAIPFTEIHLSNIHAREEFRQHSFLADIAVGVICGFGAQGYDFALQAAKHFLSKQ, encoded by the coding sequence ATGACAGCAAATAACGATAAAAAATTCAGAGTGCTATTACTCAACGGCCCTAACCTTAACTTGTTAGGTTCCCGTGAGCCAGAAATCTATGGCAGCGACACGCTCGATAAAATTGAGCACCGCTTACGCGAACACGCTGAATCAATGGGTATTACCCTTGATTGTCGGCAATCCAACGCCGAGCATCAATTGATTGACTGGGTTCATGAAGCGCGAACCTCACACGTCGATTACATCATTATTAATCCTGGCGCGTATACACATACTAGCATTGCGTTGCGCGATGCTCTTGCTGGGGTCGCAATTCCGTTTACTGAAATACACCTTTCCAATATTCACGCTCGCGAAGAATTTCGTCAGCATTCCTTTTTAGCAGATATTGCTGTTGGTGTTATTTGTGGGTTTGGTGCTCAAGGTTACGACTTTGCGCTACAAGCAGCGAAGCACTTTTTAAGCAAGCAATAA
- the purH gene encoding bifunctional phosphoribosylaminoimidazolecarboxamide formyltransferase/IMP cyclohydrolase: MQHRPIQRALLSVSDKTGIVAFAQALVQRGVAILSTGGTAKLLREHNVPVTDVSEHTGQPEIMDGRVKTLHPKIHGGILARRDVDQQVMADQGIAPIDLVAVNLYPFAETVADENCSHEDAVENIDIGGPTMVRAAAKNHRDVTIIVNAADYDRVIAEMDANNNSLTFDTRFDLAIKAFEHTAQYDGMIANYFGARLPQQESKFPRTFNAQFEKKQDLRYGENSHQQAAFYVESKPSEASVSTAVQLQGKELSFNNIADTDAALECVKSFEQPACVIVKHANPCGVAIAETPLVAYDRAFKTDPTSAFGGIIAFNRELDGDTAKAIVDRQFVEVIIAPVVSQAARDVIASKANVRLLECGQWPAKRTPSLDYKRVNGGLLVQDNDQGEITLNDLKVVTEKQPTESQLQDLLFCWKVAKFVKSNAIVYARDGMTIGVGAGQMSRVYSAKIAGIKAADENLEVPGSVMASDAFFPFRDGIDAAAAAGITAIIQPGGSIRDEEIIAAANEHGIAMVFTGMRHFRH; this comes from the coding sequence ATGCAACATCGTCCTATTCAACGCGCCCTTTTAAGTGTTTCCGACAAAACTGGAATCGTCGCTTTTGCACAAGCGCTCGTGCAACGCGGCGTCGCTATTTTATCAACGGGTGGCACAGCAAAATTACTTCGCGAACATAACGTGCCGGTAACAGATGTATCGGAACACACGGGGCAGCCAGAAATTATGGATGGTCGTGTGAAGACCTTGCACCCAAAAATTCATGGCGGCATCTTGGCCCGACGTGATGTCGACCAGCAAGTCATGGCTGATCAAGGTATCGCGCCGATTGATCTGGTTGCGGTAAATCTCTATCCATTTGCAGAAACGGTTGCTGACGAAAACTGTTCGCATGAAGATGCTGTCGAGAATATCGATATCGGCGGCCCTACGATGGTTCGTGCAGCAGCCAAGAATCACCGTGATGTGACGATTATTGTTAATGCGGCTGATTATGATCGCGTTATTGCTGAAATGGACGCTAATAACAATAGCCTGACGTTTGATACACGTTTTGATTTGGCCATCAAAGCTTTCGAACACACCGCTCAGTATGACGGTATGATTGCGAATTACTTTGGTGCGCGTTTACCACAGCAAGAAAGTAAATTTCCACGAACCTTCAACGCGCAGTTCGAGAAGAAGCAAGATCTGCGCTATGGCGAAAATAGCCATCAACAAGCAGCCTTCTATGTGGAATCAAAACCAAGTGAAGCCTCAGTATCAACCGCTGTACAGTTACAAGGCAAAGAACTTTCATTTAATAACATTGCTGACACTGATGCTGCGCTCGAATGCGTCAAATCATTTGAGCAACCAGCCTGTGTGATTGTGAAGCATGCAAACCCATGTGGCGTCGCTATTGCTGAAACACCGTTGGTAGCGTATGACCGCGCCTTCAAAACCGACCCAACTTCAGCGTTTGGTGGCATTATTGCCTTCAACCGGGAACTGGATGGTGATACCGCAAAAGCGATTGTGGACCGTCAGTTTGTGGAAGTCATTATTGCTCCGGTGGTGAGCCAAGCCGCGCGCGATGTTATCGCAAGCAAAGCGAACGTGCGTTTATTGGAATGCGGACAGTGGCCAGCCAAGCGCACACCGAGTCTTGATTACAAGCGCGTTAACGGTGGTTTGTTGGTTCAAGATAATGACCAAGGCGAAATTACCCTTAACGACTTGAAAGTGGTCACCGAGAAGCAGCCGACCGAATCTCAGTTGCAAGACTTATTGTTCTGCTGGAAAGTTGCGAAGTTCGTTAAATCGAACGCCATTGTTTACGCTCGTGACGGCATGACGATTGGTGTTGGTGCGGGTCAAATGAGCCGCGTCTACAGTGCCAAAATTGCTGGAATCAAAGCTGCCGATGAGAATTTGGAAGTACCAGGATCGGTGATGGCATCCGATGCTTTCTTCCCGTTCCGCGATGGCATTGATGCGGCAGCGGCGGCTGGTATTACCGCGATTATTCAACCGGGTGGTTCAATTCGTGATGAAGAAATTATTGCCGCGGCAAACGAACATGGCATTGCCATGGTGTTTACTGGCATGCGTCACTTCCGTCACTAA
- a CDS encoding co-chaperone GroES, producing the protein MKLRPLHDRVIIKRSEAETKSAGGIVLTGSAAEKSTRGEVVAVGNGRILDNGDVKALDVKVGDSVLFNESYGVKTQKIDGEEYLIMSESDILAIIEA; encoded by the coding sequence ATGAAACTTCGTCCTTTACATGATCGTGTGATCATCAAACGCTCTGAAGCAGAAACCAAATCTGCAGGCGGTATCGTGCTGACTGGTTCAGCAGCAGAGAAATCGACGCGCGGTGAGGTTGTTGCAGTAGGCAATGGTCGCATCTTGGATAACGGTGACGTGAAAGCTTTGGATGTCAAAGTAGGCGACAGCGTATTATTCAACGAAAGCTATGGCGTGAAAACGCAAAAGATTGACGGTGAAGAATACCTGATCATGTCTGAATCAGACATTTTAGCGATTATCGAAGCTTAA
- the accC gene encoding acetyl-CoA carboxylase biotin carboxylase subunit produces the protein MLDKVVIANRGEIALRILRACKELGIKTVAVHSTVDRNLKHVLLADESICIGNGPSTDSYLNIPRIISAAEITDAAAIHPGYGFLAENADFAEQVENSGFIFVGPTADVIRLMGDKVSAIEAMKKAGVPCVPGSGGPLGDDDAANIKIAKRIGYPVIVKAAGGGGGRGMRVVRKEDELLRAISTTKAEAGAAFGNSMVYMEKFLENPRHIEIQVLADGQGNAVYLGERDCSMQRRHQKVVEEAPAPGVTPEMRKFIGERCVKACIEIGYRGAGTFEFLYENGEFYFIEMNTRIQVEHPVTEMITGIDLIKEQLRVAAGRQLSISQEDIVIRGHAIECRINAEDPNTFVPSPGLITRFHPPGGLGVRWDSHVYADYKVPPNYDSMIGKLITYGENRDVAIARMRNALSELIIEGIKTNVPLQKDIMADENFQHGGTNIHYLEKKLGMGGH, from the coding sequence ATGTTAGATAAGGTAGTGATTGCAAACCGAGGCGAGATTGCGCTGCGTATTTTACGCGCCTGTAAAGAACTCGGTATCAAGACGGTAGCTGTGCATTCCACGGTTGACCGCAATCTAAAGCACGTGTTGTTGGCCGATGAATCAATCTGCATTGGTAATGGACCATCAACCGATAGCTATTTAAATATTCCACGTATTATTAGTGCGGCAGAAATTACCGATGCTGCAGCGATTCACCCTGGTTACGGCTTTTTAGCCGAAAACGCTGATTTTGCTGAACAAGTTGAAAATTCAGGCTTTATCTTCGTTGGGCCAACTGCGGATGTTATTCGCTTAATGGGCGATAAGGTATCGGCCATTGAAGCAATGAAGAAAGCAGGCGTGCCTTGCGTGCCAGGTTCGGGCGGCCCACTTGGCGATGATGACGCTGCCAATATTAAAATTGCCAAGCGTATTGGCTACCCAGTGATCGTTAAAGCTGCTGGTGGTGGGGGTGGTCGTGGTATGCGCGTTGTTCGTAAAGAAGACGAATTACTGCGCGCAATTAGTACAACCAAAGCTGAAGCCGGTGCTGCATTTGGTAACTCGATGGTGTACATGGAGAAATTCCTAGAAAATCCACGCCACATCGAAATTCAGGTACTTGCTGATGGCCAAGGTAACGCCGTTTATTTAGGCGAACGCGACTGCTCTATGCAGCGTCGTCACCAGAAAGTTGTGGAAGAGGCACCAGCACCAGGCGTTACTCCTGAAATGCGTAAGTTTATTGGTGAACGCTGTGTGAAAGCCTGTATCGAAATTGGCTACCGTGGTGCGGGTACGTTCGAATTCTTGTATGAGAACGGTGAGTTCTACTTCATTGAAATGAATACGCGTATACAAGTAGAGCACCCAGTGACCGAAATGATCACAGGTATCGACCTGATTAAAGAACAATTACGTGTAGCTGCTGGCCGTCAATTGTCTATCTCGCAAGAAGATATCGTTATTCGTGGACATGCCATTGAATGCCGTATCAACGCCGAAGATCCAAACACCTTTGTACCTTCGCCGGGCTTAATTACGCGTTTCCATCCGCCAGGTGGTCTTGGTGTTCGTTGGGATTCGCACGTTTACGCAGATTACAAAGTTCCGCCAAACTACGATTCAATGATAGGTAAGCTGATTACTTATGGTGAAAATCGTGATGTTGCGATTGCTCGTATGCGCAATGCCTTGAGTGAACTAATTATTGAAGGCATTAAAACCAACGTGCCATTGCAGAAAGACATCATGGCTGACGAGAACTTCCAGCACGGTGGTACCAATATCCACTATCTGGAAAAGAAACTTGGTATGGGTGGTCACTAG
- the cutA gene encoding divalent-cation tolerance protein CutA, with protein sequence MTTEHRLVICSCPDKHVAKALADKILRARYAACVNISAPSTSMYWWDDHIHADEEVLLQIKTTVGSLDALFELIQTAHPYDVPEIVALAITEGSESYLNWITQVTQS encoded by the coding sequence ATGACGACAGAACATCGTTTAGTGATTTGTAGTTGTCCAGATAAACATGTTGCCAAGGCGCTTGCCGATAAGATACTGCGAGCGCGCTATGCGGCATGTGTGAATATCTCTGCACCATCAACCTCGATGTATTGGTGGGACGATCACATTCATGCCGATGAAGAAGTTTTGCTGCAAATCAAAACAACGGTCGGTTCACTTGATGCACTGTTTGAACTCATTCAAACTGCGCACCCGTACGATGTTCCTGAAATTGTCGCTTTAGCCATTACTGAAGGCTCTGAAAGCTATCTAAACTGGATTACACAGGTCACCCAATCATGA
- the dusB gene encoding tRNA dihydrouridine synthase DusB has translation MRIGPYQLDNPVILAPMAGVTDLPFRRLCQELGAGLTVSEMLSSNPLVWDTKKSRDRMEHADEPGIRAVQIAGAEPELMAAAAIHNVNNGAQIIDINMGCPAKKVNKKLAGSALLQYPDLVESILTAVIAAVDVPVTLKIRTGWDPENRNGVAIAKLAEQLGIQSLAVHGRTRACMYKGNAEYDTIRAIKNAVTIPVVANGDITTPEKAKQVLEYTGADAIMIGRGAQGNPWLFREIAHYLATGEQLPPPSSDEVCDVVLRHVRNLHQHYGEYSGVRIARKHVGWYLQQQQPASAFRREFVSIEDANEQLTALTKFFATVN, from the coding sequence ATGCGGATCGGACCATATCAATTAGACAATCCAGTGATACTTGCGCCCATGGCGGGAGTAACCGACCTTCCCTTTCGACGTTTATGTCAAGAGTTGGGGGCTGGTTTGACGGTGTCTGAAATGTTATCGAGTAATCCGCTGGTGTGGGATACCAAAAAGTCGCGTGACCGTATGGAACACGCTGATGAACCTGGTATTCGAGCGGTGCAAATTGCGGGGGCTGAGCCCGAGTTGATGGCTGCTGCGGCAATTCACAATGTGAATAACGGCGCACAAATCATCGACATTAATATGGGTTGCCCTGCAAAAAAGGTAAATAAGAAGCTGGCAGGCTCGGCGTTGCTGCAGTACCCCGATCTGGTCGAATCGATTTTGACCGCGGTAATCGCAGCAGTAGACGTACCTGTCACACTGAAAATACGCACGGGGTGGGACCCAGAAAATCGCAATGGCGTTGCAATTGCCAAGCTTGCTGAGCAACTCGGTATTCAGTCATTAGCGGTTCATGGCAGAACGCGGGCGTGTATGTATAAAGGCAATGCGGAATACGACACCATTCGAGCAATTAAGAATGCTGTCACAATTCCGGTGGTTGCTAATGGTGATATCACCACGCCTGAAAAGGCAAAACAGGTTCTTGAGTATACCGGTGCCGACGCCATCATGATTGGTCGCGGCGCACAAGGGAATCCGTGGTTGTTTCGCGAAATTGCTCATTATTTAGCAACGGGCGAGCAGCTTCCGCCACCAAGTAGTGATGAAGTTTGTGATGTTGTTCTACGGCATGTTCGCAATCTCCACCAACATTACGGTGAATACAGCGGCGTTCGGATTGCCCGAAAACATGTGGGTTGGTACTTACAACAGCAACAACCCGCGTCAGCTTTTCGTCGGGAGTTTGTCAGCATTGAAGATGCTAACGAACAACTAACAGCCCTGACGAAGTTTTTTGCAACAGTAAACTAG
- the prmA gene encoding 50S ribosomal protein L11 methyltransferase: MPWIQLTVSAPEKHAPNIGDMLEGNGAMAVTYRDAQDNPIFEPPLGELVYWQETLVTGLFPAETNLAPVIENLKKSSYFKDGFNYKTDQLEDKDWEREWMDNFHPIQFGKRLWVCPSWRDIPDPNAVNIMLDPGMAFGTGTHPTTALCLGWLDGQDLTAKTVVDFGCGSGILAIGALLLGAKRAVGIDIDKQALIASMENAERNGVAEQLEVYLPSNQPKLKADVVVANILAGPLQELANIITDYVAEGGELVMSGILERQIPAVQAAYEDQFEFSPPQVKDGWVMLHAKRRL, translated from the coding sequence ATGCCTTGGATTCAATTAACCGTTTCAGCGCCTGAGAAGCATGCCCCAAATATTGGGGACATGCTTGAGGGCAACGGCGCTATGGCCGTAACCTACCGCGATGCACAAGATAACCCCATTTTTGAGCCGCCACTTGGCGAACTTGTTTATTGGCAAGAGACGTTGGTCACTGGATTATTTCCAGCTGAAACCAATTTGGCGCCGGTTATTGAAAATCTAAAGAAGTCGAGTTACTTCAAAGACGGTTTCAATTACAAAACCGATCAACTGGAAGACAAAGATTGGGAACGCGAGTGGATGGATAACTTCCACCCAATTCAATTCGGCAAGCGTTTGTGGGTTTGCCCAAGCTGGCGCGATATTCCTGATCCCAATGCCGTTAATATTATGCTCGACCCTGGGATGGCTTTCGGTACAGGTACGCACCCCACTACCGCGTTGTGCCTCGGTTGGCTTGATGGGCAAGACCTAACTGCGAAAACCGTCGTCGATTTTGGTTGTGGGTCAGGTATTCTAGCTATTGGTGCTTTATTGTTAGGTGCTAAGCGTGCCGTTGGTATCGACATTGATAAACAGGCGCTTATCGCCAGTATGGAAAATGCTGAACGCAATGGTGTCGCTGAGCAACTCGAAGTTTATCTGCCAAGTAATCAACCCAAACTAAAAGCCGATGTTGTCGTTGCTAATATTCTCGCGGGACCGTTGCAAGAACTCGCGAATATCATTACTGATTATGTCGCTGAAGGCGGCGAATTAGTCATGTCAGGTATACTTGAACGACAAATTCCAGCGGTGCAGGCTGCCTACGAAGACCAATTTGAATTTAGCCCGCCACAGGTCAAAGATGGCTGGGTAATGCTCCACGCCAAGCGCAGACTGTAA
- the fis gene encoding DNA-binding transcriptional regulator Fis — MFDQNANRDPISPFTTIGNNAQPKPLRDSVKQALNSFLKQLDGHDPEELYELVLAEVEAPLLEEVMTYTRGNQTRAATMLGINRGTLRKKLKKYGMN; from the coding sequence ATGTTTGATCAAAACGCAAATCGTGATCCGATTTCTCCATTTACCACAATTGGTAACAATGCTCAGCCGAAGCCACTGCGTGATTCGGTAAAGCAAGCGTTGAATTCATTTTTAAAGCAACTTGACGGACACGATCCTGAAGAGCTATATGAATTAGTGCTCGCTGAAGTTGAAGCACCGCTATTGGAAGAGGTCATGACCTATACGCGTGGTAATCAAACCCGCGCCGCAACGATGCTTGGCATCAACCGCGGCACCTTGCGTAAGAAGCTGAAAAAATACGGCATGAACTAA
- the groL gene encoding chaperonin GroEL (60 kDa chaperone family; promotes refolding of misfolded polypeptides especially under stressful conditions; forms two stacked rings of heptamers to form a barrel-shaped 14mer; ends can be capped by GroES; misfolded proteins enter the barrel where they are refolded when GroES binds), with the protein MAAKEVKFGNTARQRMLKGVNILADAVKVTLGPKGRNVVLEKSFGAPLITKDGVSVAKEIELEDKFENMGAQMVKEVASKANDEAGDGTTTATVLAQAIVNEGLKAVAAGMNPMDLKRGIDKAVIAAVEELKALSQPCNNSKAIAQVGTISANSDSTIGEIIAQAMDKVGQEGVITVEEGQALQDELDVVEGMQFDRGYLSPYFINNQENGTVELESPFILLVDKKISNIRELLPVLEGVAKSGKPLLIIAEDVEGEALATLVVNNMRGIVKVAAVKAPGFGDRRKAMLQDIAVLTGGNVISEEIGMELEKAQLDDLGTAKRVVINKDNTTIVDGSGDQASIEGRVTQIRQQIEETSSDYDREKLQERLAKLAGGVAVIKVGAATEMEMKEKKARVEDALHATRAAVEEGVVPGGGVALVRAASKLADLRGDNEDQNVGIKLALRAMEAPLRQISTNAGAEASVVANNVKNGEGNYGYNAGQDVYGDMLEMGILDPTKVTRSALQFASSVAALMITTEAMIAEIPKDEPAAPDMGGMGGMGGMM; encoded by the coding sequence ATGGCAGCTAAAGAAGTTAAGTTTGGTAACACAGCGCGTCAGCGCATGTTAAAAGGCGTCAACATTCTAGCCGACGCAGTAAAAGTAACCTTGGGCCCTAAAGGTCGTAACGTTGTTTTAGAAAAATCATTTGGCGCACCTTTGATCACCAAAGATGGTGTATCGGTAGCGAAAGAAATTGAGCTTGAAGACAAGTTCGAGAATATGGGCGCACAAATGGTGAAAGAAGTTGCGTCAAAAGCTAACGATGAAGCGGGTGACGGTACGACGACTGCAACCGTATTAGCGCAAGCCATTGTCAACGAAGGTTTGAAAGCAGTTGCCGCTGGCATGAACCCAATGGATTTGAAGCGCGGTATCGATAAAGCGGTTATCGCAGCGGTAGAAGAATTGAAAGCCTTGTCGCAGCCGTGCAACAACTCAAAAGCAATCGCGCAAGTTGGTACTATCTCTGCCAACTCGGATAGCACTATTGGTGAAATCATTGCTCAAGCAATGGACAAAGTTGGCCAAGAAGGTGTTATCACCGTTGAAGAAGGCCAAGCCTTGCAAGACGAGCTTGATGTTGTTGAAGGGATGCAGTTTGACCGTGGCTATTTGTCACCATACTTCATCAACAACCAAGAGAACGGTACCGTTGAACTGGAAAGTCCGTTCATCCTATTGGTTGACAAGAAAATCTCAAACATTCGCGAATTGCTTCCTGTATTAGAAGGCGTTGCGAAATCAGGTAAGCCATTGTTAATCATCGCTGAAGACGTTGAAGGCGAAGCGTTGGCAACCTTGGTTGTGAACAACATGCGCGGTATCGTGAAAGTTGCTGCGGTTAAAGCACCTGGTTTCGGTGATCGCCGTAAAGCCATGTTGCAAGATATCGCGGTACTAACTGGCGGTAACGTTATTTCTGAAGAAATCGGCATGGAGCTTGAGAAAGCTCAGCTAGACGACCTTGGTACTGCGAAGCGTGTGGTGATTAACAAAGATAACACCACCATTGTTGATGGCAGCGGTGATCAGGCATCAATTGAAGGCCGCGTGACGCAAATTCGTCAGCAAATTGAAGAAACTTCTTCTGATTATGACCGTGAAAAACTGCAAGAGCGTTTGGCGAAATTGGCCGGCGGCGTAGCAGTAATCAAAGTTGGCGCTGCCACTGAAATGGAAATGAAAGAGAAGAAAGCACGCGTTGAAGACGCGTTGCATGCAACTCGCGCAGCAGTTGAAGAAGGTGTGGTACCTGGTGGCGGTGTCGCGCTAGTGCGTGCGGCAAGCAAACTTGCGGACTTACGTGGCGACAACGAAGACCAAAACGTTGGTATTAAATTGGCATTACGCGCGATGGAAGCACCACTTCGCCAAATCTCAACCAACGCTGGCGCAGAAGCATCAGTGGTTGCGAACAACGTGAAGAACGGTGAAGGTAACTACGGATACAACGCTGGCCAAGATGTTTATGGCGACATGCTTGAAATGGGTATTTTGGATCCAACCAAAGTAACGCGTTCAGCATTGCAGTTCGCTTCATCAGTCGCTGCGTTGATGATTACCACCGAAGCGATGATTGCGGAAATACCAAAAGACGAGCCAGCTGCA